A window of Candidatus Dojkabacteria bacterium contains these coding sequences:
- a CDS encoding ABC transporter ATP-binding protein — protein MNQDMVTDIQIASAKSSKGDRSEQFALQKDAITVSDVRKVFKVGEQDVEVLKGVSLAINRGEFTILFGPSGCGKSTLLHLILGLEDPTAGEVDFMGVKLSGSNDPNFTSTFRKLNIGMVYQQSLWVKSLSVRENVALPLMLAGTNKNQALNRSIEMLRMVGMLDWADYFPTELSAGQQQRTAMARALVNDPEVIVADEPTGNLDFESGKDMMSLFYKLNHELGKTVILVTHDLEYLIYADKAFQMLDGQVIATHDKGAIEELLHHNIGLKKNGNNHEEA, from the coding sequence ATGAACCAGGATATGGTTACAGACATACAGATAGCTTCAGCTAAGTCATCGAAAGGTGACAGGAGTGAACAGTTCGCGTTGCAGAAGGATGCGATAACTGTATCAGATGTCAGGAAGGTCTTTAAAGTTGGCGAGCAAGATGTAGAAGTACTAAAAGGTGTGAGTTTGGCGATAAACCGTGGAGAGTTCACTATACTATTTGGACCCTCGGGGTGTGGAAAATCTACACTGCTTCATTTAATTCTTGGTTTGGAGGATCCAACAGCGGGAGAAGTAGACTTCATGGGGGTAAAGTTGAGCGGTAGCAATGATCCTAATTTTACTTCGACTTTTCGTAAGCTCAATATCGGCATGGTGTATCAGCAATCGCTCTGGGTAAAATCTTTATCTGTTCGAGAAAATGTCGCTCTTCCTCTAATGCTTGCCGGCACAAATAAAAATCAGGCTTTGAATCGATCTATCGAGATGCTTAGAATGGTTGGTATGCTCGATTGGGCGGACTATTTCCCTACAGAGCTGTCTGCTGGACAGCAGCAACGCACAGCAATGGCTAGGGCATTGGTTAATGACCCGGAAGTAATAGTGGCAGACGAGCCCACAGGTAATCTTGATTTTGAAAGCGGTAAAGATATGATGAGTCTATTCTATAAATTGAACCATGAATTAGGTAAGACAGTGATCTTAGTAACGCATGACTTGGAGTATCTGATTTATGCTGATAAAGCATTCCAGATGTTAGATGGCCAAGTAATCGCAACACATGATAAGGGTGCTATTGAAGAGCTGCTGCACCATAATATTGGTCTAAAAAAGAACGGTAATAATCATGAAGAAGCTTAA
- a CDS encoding ABC transporter permease: protein MKKLKIGASTKRWFNPHNIAGKLRAATFELNYIVRFLFIVNVYVVTRTIQKILAIRIFPSLVASHYNIFALKTFAFLNRVGDMKRYPNNMTILTILDLALKNLKFKRSRAFITVSGVSLGIATIVFLVSLGFGLQELVISRAISLKEMRQAEVDTQPGSKLKLNDSAVTDIKKISEVDEVFPVIAVVGKVEYSESTSDIAIYAVPGGYLEESAINIVEGTLFDGKMAVAGEGEQDVLGIGTYSGHPGLDNYLGNVIMGESEPVWLAVRVTPDKDSRLLGWTNARLLKDKAASHVSGGKYLYADEEKNDWFYGHMPLWAKGRCSEECADTIYEPVRDDRGYQTNEWGYIENQYLEYQSTIVPKPSEEGLSSAVLGASLELSDTVDLEFIEIDDEEETTENVVEKVNLAANAERVVIVNRSVLNLLGVSEQEAVGRKLKLGYSVTNELISEAGSRIESVPEEYTIVGVTSDESSPFAFVPITDLKGIGVANYSQLRVVAESNEALSDIRKKIESLGFATSSVADTKEQIDQFFATARIILALVGSFALAVACLGMFNTLTVSLLERTREVGLLRAMGMRPEEVRMLFLSESMIMGFYGGVGGLLLGFFIGKLLSIALSFLSISKGYGFIDVTNIPILLALGVVMISFFVGFATGLYPANRATKISALNALRYE from the coding sequence ATGAAGAAGCTTAAGATTGGCGCAAGCACCAAGAGATGGTTCAATCCGCATAATATTGCGGGCAAATTAAGAGCCGCTACCTTTGAGTTGAACTATATTGTCCGATTCCTGTTTATTGTAAATGTATATGTTGTCACACGTACGATTCAGAAGATTCTGGCAATCAGGATTTTTCCATCTCTAGTTGCGTCGCATTACAATATTTTCGCACTTAAAACATTTGCCTTCCTCAATCGTGTTGGTGATATGAAGCGGTATCCTAACAATATGACAATACTTACGATACTTGATCTCGCATTGAAAAACTTGAAATTCAAAAGGAGCAGAGCTTTTATTACAGTTAGTGGAGTATCATTAGGTATTGCGACTATCGTGTTTTTGGTGTCCCTCGGCTTTGGTCTCCAGGAGCTAGTAATTAGCAGAGCGATTTCACTCAAAGAGATGAGGCAAGCAGAGGTCGATACACAGCCCGGGAGCAAATTGAAGTTAAACGATTCAGCTGTTACAGATATTAAAAAAATCTCGGAAGTGGATGAGGTTTTCCCAGTCATCGCAGTGGTGGGTAAGGTTGAGTACTCCGAATCTACATCGGATATTGCTATCTATGCTGTGCCAGGTGGTTACCTCGAGGAGTCGGCAATAAATATTGTCGAGGGTACACTGTTTGACGGCAAGATGGCTGTGGCAGGAGAAGGCGAGCAGGATGTTCTTGGTATCGGTACATACTCCGGGCACCCAGGTTTAGATAACTATCTTGGGAATGTGATAATGGGTGAGAGTGAGCCCGTATGGCTAGCTGTCAGGGTAACGCCGGATAAAGATTCTAGACTACTTGGATGGACTAATGCCAGGCTTTTAAAGGATAAAGCAGCCTCACATGTAAGCGGAGGTAAGTATCTGTACGCAGACGAGGAGAAGAATGACTGGTTCTATGGCCATATGCCTCTATGGGCCAAAGGAAGATGCTCGGAGGAGTGTGCAGATACTATTTATGAGCCGGTAAGAGATGACCGTGGTTATCAAACGAACGAGTGGGGTTACATCGAGAATCAGTATCTGGAGTACCAAAGTACTATTGTACCTAAGCCATCTGAAGAAGGGCTGAGTAGTGCTGTTCTTGGAGCTTCACTCGAGCTTTCTGACACCGTGGATCTGGAGTTTATTGAGATAGATGATGAGGAAGAGACCACAGAAAACGTCGTCGAAAAGGTTAATCTGGCAGCAAATGCTGAGAGAGTCGTCATCGTGAATCGTTCTGTGCTAAACCTATTGGGTGTTTCGGAACAGGAGGCGGTAGGTAGGAAACTTAAACTTGGCTATTCTGTCACCAATGAGTTGATATCAGAAGCAGGTTCACGAATCGAGTCGGTGCCAGAAGAGTATACAATTGTTGGAGTCACCTCTGATGAAAGCAGCCCATTTGCTTTCGTACCAATAACCGATCTTAAAGGTATCGGTGTTGCCAACTACTCACAGCTCAGAGTTGTGGCTGAAAGCAATGAGGCTCTAAGTGATATACGAAAGAAGATCGAGTCATTAGGGTTTGCGACTTCTTCTGTCGCAGATACCAAGGAACAGATAGATCAATTCTTTGCCACAGCTAGGATCATTCTCGCACTTGTGGGTAGCTTTGCCCTTGCTGTTGCATGCCTAGGAATGTTTAACACATTGACGGTATCACTCTTGGAAAGAACCAGAGAGGTTGGGTTGCTTAGAGCCATGGGTATGCGTCCCGAGGAGGTAAGGATGCTTTTCCTCTCCGAGTCGATGATCATGGGCTTTTATGGTGGTGTTGGTGGACTGCTTTTAGGCTTCTTCATCGGTAAGCTATTAAGCATCGCTCTCTCTTTCCTATCTATAAGTAAAGGGTATGGGTTTATCGATGTGACGAATATACCGATCTTGCTAGCTCTTGGTGTGGTAATGATCTCGTTCTTTGTTGGATTTGCAACTGGATTATATCCTGCTAACCGCGCCACCAAGATCTCGGCGTTGAACGCCTTGAGATACGAGTAG
- a CDS encoding FtsX-like permease family protein: MKIKDIFIKSNRHIVQSKTRSLLTILAVAVGGTTLTLALGAGIGVITLFNRELNNVEAEGSLSVFPGGDFANEREPGATGLEEYEEPEEQANVSAGGIPILNQDDRSYFESLDGVDSVYYNYSTEVQYVEIEDVEGKYQTNTTLFYPDLKLQLLAGRLPEDDDETVVTEEYLETAELDKHDPEEVERLVGKSITISYLDSSGVIVSDELEIVGVKSTGITDTEAFYITEVKALEIQTEQLGAENPLLASAQTAVLVLEDTTAETEKKVTDELNKEGYQYFNFAQLNQLAQSAGVYITSGLVGFSSIVIFASLFGILNTMLMSVYERTKEIGLMKAIGMSNRTVFALFSIEGAFIGFWGGVVGIVSALIVGGLIFNPLLFNYFESQGVDEPIQFLFPPLMLIPIVLFLTSISLIAALIPARKASRLDPIEALRYE; this comes from the coding sequence ATGAAGATTAAAGATATATTTATCAAAAGTAATAGACATATCGTCCAGTCAAAGACCAGAAGCTTACTGACCATATTAGCAGTGGCAGTTGGAGGTACTACGCTTACACTAGCGCTTGGCGCAGGAATCGGTGTAATCACACTTTTTAACCGCGAGCTAAATAATGTCGAAGCTGAAGGGAGTCTCTCTGTCTTCCCAGGCGGTGACTTCGCCAATGAAAGAGAGCCTGGAGCTACTGGATTAGAAGAGTATGAGGAGCCAGAAGAGCAGGCGAATGTTAGTGCTGGTGGGATACCTATCTTAAATCAGGATGATAGAAGCTACTTTGAATCGCTCGACGGTGTCGATTCGGTCTATTACAACTACTCGACCGAAGTTCAATATGTCGAGATCGAAGATGTCGAGGGGAAATATCAAACAAACACTACACTTTTCTATCCAGATCTGAAGCTGCAACTGCTTGCAGGGCGCTTGCCAGAAGATGATGACGAAACTGTTGTCACCGAGGAGTATCTTGAGACAGCGGAGTTGGACAAGCACGATCCCGAAGAAGTAGAGAGGCTGGTTGGGAAGAGCATTACAATCAGCTATCTTGATAGCAGTGGCGTGATCGTTTCTGACGAATTGGAAATTGTTGGAGTCAAATCGACAGGCATTACTGATACAGAAGCATTCTATATTACAGAGGTGAAGGCTCTAGAGATCCAGACTGAGCAGCTAGGTGCTGAGAATCCGCTATTGGCATCTGCTCAAACAGCTGTATTAGTACTTGAAGACACAACAGCTGAGACCGAGAAGAAGGTCACCGACGAGCTAAACAAGGAAGGTTATCAATACTTCAATTTTGCCCAATTAAATCAGCTGGCGCAAAGTGCAGGGGTCTACATTACTTCAGGGCTTGTTGGATTTTCAAGTATCGTAATCTTTGCATCGCTTTTTGGAATCTTAAATACGATGCTAATGAGCGTATACGAAAGAACTAAAGAGATAGGCTTAATGAAGGCCATCGGGATGTCGAATCGCACAGTGTTTGCTTTATTCTCAATCGAGGGAGCATTTATCGGCTTCTGGGGAGGTGTTGTGGGCATTGTTTCTGCGTTGATTGTTGGTGGGCTTATTTTCAACCCGTTGTTGTTCAACTATTTTGAGAGCCAAGGCGTAGATGAGCCGATTCAGTTCCTCTTCCCTCCATTGATGCTCATACCTATCGTCCTTTTCCTTACAAGCATAAGCCTAATTGCGGCATTAATTCCGGCGAGGAAGGCTTCAAGACTCGACCCGATCGAGGCACTTCGCTACGAATAA